Proteins encoded by one window of Candidatus Binataceae bacterium:
- the gspM gene encoding type II secretion system protein GspM — protein MNARERIADAWNATSAAAYVQDFRLRYRAHSRRLWDRYYKLEPRERRLLQLGLAALAIFFAYNLIYSPVLSLQASLTDAIQARQRELNAVRRMTVNYQELQRQVTKLEKQTAPAGPDFALSSVLTQALGAAIGSTKIGGVDAQPPKKISPQFSQYEVALRLSGVSLAQLVDGLYAIKSLKVPVVVSGLTIKKQLDQHDAYDVDLTCQSLARNG, from the coding sequence ATGAACGCGCGCGAGCGAATCGCGGATGCCTGGAACGCCACCTCCGCGGCAGCCTATGTGCAGGATTTCCGCCTCCGTTATCGGGCCCACAGCCGCCGCTTGTGGGACCGCTACTATAAGCTGGAACCGCGCGAACGCCGCCTGCTGCAATTGGGGCTGGCCGCCCTCGCGATCTTTTTCGCCTACAACCTGATTTACTCACCGGTACTATCGCTTCAAGCCAGTTTGACCGATGCCATTCAGGCCCGCCAACGCGAGCTCAATGCCGTGCGCCGGATGACGGTAAACTACCAGGAGCTGCAACGCCAGGTTACCAAGCTCGAGAAGCAAACGGCCCCAGCCGGACCTGATTTCGCTCTTTCTTCGGTGTTAACCCAGGCGCTGGGCGCAGCGATCGGAAGCACGAAAATTGGTGGAGTCGACGCGCAGCCGCCTAAAAAGATTTCTCCGCAATTCAGTCAATACGAAGTCGCGCTGCGCCTAAGCGGCGTTTCGCTGGCGCAACTGGTCGATGGTTTGTATGCCATCAAGAGTCTTAAAGTACCCGTGGTGGTTTCCGGCCTTACGATCAAGAAGCAACTCGACCAACATGACGCCTACGACGTCGATCTAACCTGTCAATCTTTGGCGCGTAATGGCTGA
- a CDS encoding type II secretion system protein GspJ, protein MSRQPHACHGFTLLELMLALALVAVLLTLLFGAFHAVAQSKAQAEARLTADEEGRALMWTLARELRGAVYTPMIPSHILLLGQANKQGGLPLDNLTVSTISPGHRQALSAFSAETLVTYSTVPNPQHRGWNELVRSQQSALLLGNSVATPPGVVLADNVLSLHFRYYNGSSWLESWDSTTAPPGQFLPQAVEIDLELATGSRPSHLSTMVSLPMAIIQR, encoded by the coding sequence ATGAGCCGACAGCCACACGCTTGCCATGGCTTTACGCTGTTGGAGCTGATGCTGGCATTGGCCCTGGTCGCGGTGCTCCTGACCTTGCTGTTCGGCGCCTTTCACGCCGTGGCCCAAAGCAAGGCGCAGGCCGAGGCTCGGCTTACCGCCGACGAGGAGGGACGCGCCCTGATGTGGACGCTGGCGCGCGAGTTGAGAGGCGCGGTTTACACTCCGATGATTCCCAGCCACATCCTGCTTCTCGGGCAGGCCAACAAACAAGGTGGACTGCCACTGGACAACTTGACCGTATCCACCATTAGCCCCGGCCATCGGCAAGCACTGAGCGCCTTCAGCGCCGAGACCTTGGTAACCTACAGTACCGTGCCCAACCCGCAGCATCGTGGATGGAACGAATTGGTACGCAGCCAGCAAAGCGCGCTGCTCCTGGGCAATTCGGTCGCCACGCCGCCGGGGGTGGTGCTGGCCGACAATGTGCTGAGTCTGCATTTTCGCTATTACAACGGTAGCAGCTGGCTAGAGAGTTGGGATTCGACCACAGCGCCACCGGGACAGTTTTTGCCACAGGCGGTAGAGATCGACCTGGAACTGGCAACCGGGAGCAGACCGAGCCATTTGTCGACCATGGTATCGCTGCCGATGGCAATAATTCAGCGCTGA
- a CDS encoding type II secretion system protein GspG, protein PTTDQGLQALVAPPVQQGMTDSGTASSSSYEDGGYVQKVPLDPWGNPYFYQSDGNSYTLKSFGADGAEGGVGKNADIDASQF, encoded by the coding sequence ATCCGACCACCGACCAGGGGCTGCAAGCGCTGGTCGCACCGCCGGTCCAGCAGGGGATGACGGACAGCGGCACTGCTAGCTCCAGCAGTTACGAGGATGGTGGCTACGTCCAGAAGGTACCGCTCGATCCTTGGGGCAACCCGTATTTCTACCAAAGCGATGGCAACTCCTACACCCTCAAATCCTTTGGGGCGGACGGAGCCGAAGGCGGGGTGGGCAAAAATGCCGACATCGATGCCAGTCAGTTCTAG
- the gspK gene encoding type II secretion system minor pseudopilin GspK, translating into MDSLRALFALVLSALRKERHLPAILRRPRQVVRESTLCPEAQRDGQRGVALLTTLFAMVLITVMVMDFAATASHAERAAANQANSLRAYYLARSAVTIGMALLVQNARMAMASNAPQVDSFLSSWALPYPPLPIAGGWASVSIVDDARKIDINQLVGANGQVNPQYALIVGTLLDTVGAPLSLLPALIDWIDPDSVTTPGGAEADFYMQLMPPYAPRNGPMPTIGDLSMVRGVTPALFERLRNFITTAPTSQININTAPPQVLIAAAPQLAQTSGALQEIMQVRLTQPFTDPSQISQLSSVSNMASNLPSLFTVRSDYFTITGLGSFAGARTFVYATVRRNGIAPVLLLNWSED; encoded by the coding sequence ATGGATTCTCTTCGGGCATTGTTCGCGCTGGTGCTCTCGGCCCTGCGAAAAGAGCGTCACCTTCCCGCAATTCTCAGGCGGCCACGGCAGGTAGTGCGGGAATCGACGCTTTGCCCGGAGGCCCAGCGCGATGGTCAGCGCGGGGTTGCACTGCTGACCACGTTGTTTGCGATGGTTCTAATTACCGTCATGGTCATGGACTTCGCCGCCACTGCCAGCCATGCCGAGCGCGCTGCGGCCAATCAGGCCAACTCACTGCGGGCCTATTACCTGGCCCGCTCGGCGGTGACAATTGGAATGGCCCTGCTCGTTCAGAACGCGCGCATGGCAATGGCCAGTAACGCGCCCCAAGTCGATAGTTTTCTTTCCTCGTGGGCCCTCCCCTATCCGCCCCTGCCAATCGCGGGTGGGTGGGCTAGCGTGTCGATCGTGGATGACGCGCGGAAGATAGATATCAACCAATTGGTGGGCGCCAATGGTCAAGTTAACCCGCAGTATGCATTGATTGTCGGCACTTTGCTAGATACGGTGGGGGCTCCGCTCAGCCTCCTGCCCGCCCTGATCGACTGGATCGACCCGGACAGCGTTACCACGCCGGGGGGCGCGGAAGCTGATTTTTATATGCAACTAATGCCGCCGTATGCGCCCAGAAACGGCCCGATGCCCACTATCGGCGACTTGAGCATGGTCCGTGGCGTCACCCCGGCGCTGTTCGAGCGGCTGCGTAACTTCATCACTACCGCCCCCACCAGTCAGATCAACATCAATACCGCGCCGCCCCAGGTCCTGATTGCAGCGGCGCCTCAGTTGGCCCAGACCTCCGGCGCCCTGCAAGAGATCATGCAGGTACGCCTGACCCAGCCCTTTACCGATCCAAGCCAGATCAGTCAGCTATCATCTGTGTCGAATATGGCCAGTAATCTGCCCAGCCTGTTCACCGTCCGCAGCGATTACTTTACCATTACCGGACTCGGCAGCTTTGCAGGAGCACGTACCTTCGTTTACGCTACCGTCCGGCGCAATGGCATCGCGCCGGTATTGCTGCTTAATTGGAGCGAAGACTAA
- the pilM gene encoding pilus assembly protein PilM has protein sequence MAQRILALELVDEQVRAAAAERAWSNFAYLGAWIEPRLEGEEDLLPALLRVLDHAGRPDIVVSALSGELVAKRLLTLPFHDQRRLEQAVPFALEEHLPFSVEDAVVAYAPLARRNKETLVLAAWARSADVRTHLEFLARAGLDPKVVTLSALALSLVVRQAPNGATPSAHLLVNLDYARTSIALVDEAGIPRALRILPEGFKQSTEAEDGRGNSVVALVRQTALAESATITPVDVILSGPAATASDVQAYMGQELALPVRSVQEIEPPLLRGPGADGPATAACRAMLLGELPTDPLPVINFRRGEFAFHGRTGDLTPFYTSALLAVVLLLMAALDVSIGLISGYRQLSHLDRQILAVAEPVLHGVPAPSIERTLAARIAQSHKRLRLLGGSGNIGSPLDTLLALSRVLPARLRLDIDELTIDDTGLRITGRADSYATVDAVKRMLTEAPVLDNVQVTDERPGENSKIDFHLTATIRDSLAQETP, from the coding sequence ATGGCGCAACGCATCCTGGCACTAGAACTGGTGGACGAACAGGTGCGGGCGGCAGCAGCCGAACGCGCCTGGAGTAATTTTGCCTACCTAGGCGCCTGGATCGAACCTCGCCTAGAGGGCGAAGAGGACCTGCTCCCTGCCCTGCTACGCGTGCTCGACCACGCCGGGCGTCCCGATATCGTAGTGTCGGCGCTGTCCGGAGAGTTGGTCGCCAAACGCCTGCTAACCTTGCCCTTTCACGACCAACGCCGCTTGGAGCAGGCGGTACCTTTTGCCCTGGAAGAACATTTACCGTTCTCGGTGGAAGACGCGGTGGTGGCATACGCGCCGCTGGCGCGGCGCAACAAGGAAACCCTGGTGCTAGCGGCCTGGGCCCGCAGCGCCGACGTGCGCACTCATTTAGAATTCCTGGCCCGTGCTGGCCTGGACCCAAAGGTAGTGACGCTCAGCGCATTAGCGCTCAGCTTGGTGGTACGCCAAGCGCCCAACGGAGCAACTCCCAGCGCTCATTTACTGGTCAATTTGGATTATGCACGCACATCGATCGCACTGGTGGATGAGGCAGGCATACCACGGGCGCTGCGCATTCTGCCCGAAGGTTTCAAGCAGAGCACCGAGGCCGAGGACGGACGGGGCAACTCAGTAGTCGCGCTGGTCCGGCAAACGGCACTGGCAGAGAGCGCCACTATTACGCCGGTGGACGTGATTTTGAGCGGACCTGCGGCGACGGCCAGCGACGTGCAAGCTTATATGGGCCAGGAATTGGCTCTGCCGGTGCGCAGCGTACAGGAAATCGAGCCACCCCTTCTGCGCGGTCCCGGCGCCGACGGCCCTGCCACCGCGGCGTGCCGTGCCATGTTGTTGGGCGAGTTGCCCACCGATCCGTTGCCGGTAATCAATTTCCGTCGCGGCGAATTTGCTTTTCACGGCCGCACCGGCGATTTGACCCCTTTTTACACCTCGGCTTTGTTGGCCGTGGTTCTGCTTCTGATGGCGGCGCTGGATGTCTCCATCGGCTTGATCAGCGGCTACCGCCAGCTTTCCCATCTAGATCGACAGATCTTGGCGGTAGCCGAACCGGTGCTCCATGGCGTCCCCGCGCCGTCCATCGAACGCACCTTGGCGGCACGCATCGCCCAGTCTCATAAGCGTCTACGCCTACTGGGTGGGAGCGGTAATATTGGCTCGCCGCTGGACACCCTGCTGGCGCTCTCGCGCGTGTTACCCGCGCGGCTGCGGCTGGATATTGACGAATTGACGATCGATGATACCGGCCTGCGGATCACGGGCCGCGCCGATTCCTACGCCACCGTGGACGCGGTCAAGCGGATGCTGACTGAGGCGCCGGTGCTGGACAACGTCCAGGTCACCGACGAACGGCCCGGCGAGAATTCCAAGATCGATTTCCACCTAACCGCGACCATTCGCGACAGCTTGGCTCAGGAGACTCCGTGA
- the gspN gene encoding type II secretion system protein GspN, translating into MAEFSELRTLEFWRQHPLPLAYVATGVFLFLLFVIGGFPYDRALSGSLAPMGLDLSYSDQHLRFPIGAVLENVRLRDASGRQNQPLFAGEEVALAPGLGTLLGRPSLNLKADAYEGVITVSLGQSKSLTMVNFTLDRINLAQYPIPIKIRLSIRGLLSAAGALEINDSTRVTQSGNIHLMVRSLSIGMGPGLPHLMLATVRGSARIDHGVIWIQQLTGNGPDLSLDLTGSIRLGPNTAQTVMNLSGHLHPTAAGRAHLGFLLNFLPHPPDFRPYTIRGSMASPVLG; encoded by the coding sequence ATGGCTGAGTTCAGCGAACTAAGGACGCTGGAGTTTTGGCGACAACATCCCTTGCCCTTGGCCTATGTCGCCACCGGCGTGTTTCTCTTCCTGCTATTTGTAATCGGCGGCTTCCCCTACGACCGCGCGCTGAGCGGATCGCTGGCGCCAATGGGCCTGGATCTTTCGTACAGCGATCAGCATCTCCGCTTTCCCATTGGCGCGGTGTTGGAAAACGTACGTCTGCGCGATGCGTCGGGCAGGCAAAACCAGCCTTTGTTCGCCGGTGAAGAAGTCGCGCTGGCGCCCGGTCTTGGAACATTGTTGGGTCGCCCCAGCTTGAACTTGAAGGCGGATGCCTATGAAGGAGTAATCACGGTCTCGCTGGGCCAGTCCAAAAGCCTGACCATGGTAAACTTCACGCTGGATCGGATTAATTTGGCGCAGTATCCAATCCCCATCAAAATACGGCTGAGTATCCGTGGCCTGCTCTCCGCGGCGGGTGCGCTGGAAATCAATGACTCAACCCGGGTAACGCAAAGCGGAAACATTCACCTGATGGTGCGTAGCCTATCAATTGGGATGGGGCCGGGCTTGCCCCACCTGATGCTTGCTACCGTGCGGGGCAGCGCGCGTATCGATCATGGCGTGATCTGGATTCAACAGCTCACTGGAAACGGGCCTGATTTGAGCCTGGATCTGACCGGCTCGATTCGGCTGGGCCCAAATACCGCGCAAACCGTGATGAACCTCAGCGGCCATCTGCATCCTACCGCCGCCGGTCGCGCTCACTTGGGATTTCTGCTCAATTTCCTACCCCATCCGCCCGATTTTCGTCCCTACACAATCCGCGGTTCGATGGCCTCGCCGGTGCTGGGTTAG
- a CDS encoding type II secretion system protein → MKSALSLPTNPSIQNVGSPRAWAKRGFTLFEIAVVLFIIALMALLVMPSVGRFQMSRLKEEARRLAGRSQFLFDQAATQKLVLRLTFNLDANTYSVTRLDPHSPNPTFVPDLDPGMGPVQLPKNVRMRDVTVQDIGTVSRGTIACNYYPEGYVDATIVHLADPAGRVYTLVFAPLTGKVAINLGDGMPGQVRKPS, encoded by the coding sequence GTGAAGAGCGCCCTGTCACTGCCCACTAACCCTTCCATCCAAAACGTCGGCTCGCCACGAGCATGGGCTAAACGCGGGTTCACTCTGTTCGAAATCGCGGTGGTGCTCTTCATCATCGCGTTGATGGCGCTGCTGGTGATGCCCAGTGTAGGCCGCTTCCAGATGTCGCGGCTCAAGGAAGAGGCCCGCCGTCTGGCCGGCCGCTCCCAATTCCTCTTCGATCAGGCTGCCACTCAGAAGCTAGTGCTACGGCTGACTTTCAACCTTGATGCCAACACTTACTCGGTGACTCGCCTGGACCCCCATTCGCCCAATCCGACCTTTGTCCCCGACCTCGATCCCGGCATGGGACCGGTGCAGTTGCCCAAGAACGTGCGCATGCGCGACGTCACGGTACAGGATATCGGTACGGTGAGCCGCGGAACCATCGCGTGTAACTACTATCCCGAGGGTTATGTCGACGCGACCATCGTTCATCTAGCCGACCCCGCAGGCCGGGTATACACCCTAGTCTTCGCGCCGCTGACCGGCAAAGTCGCAATCAACCTGGGTGACGGCATGCCCGGTCAAGTGAGAAAACCGTCGTGA
- a CDS encoding prepilin-type N-terminal cleavage/methylation domain-containing protein, with protein sequence MSSIADHLWRNRRGFTLIEVMVSLAVVAVGLVAMLGLQHQTLQSVIRANQLTTAALLAQEMMTQAELQVFPPLGNTSGDFRTLNQGQYPNYKWTESVVPSAVFPDVRTVHIVIYFGNHFSRHFDVTEMLRNPLPMQAAQ encoded by the coding sequence GTGAGTTCGATCGCAGACCACCTATGGCGTAACCGGCGCGGCTTCACCTTGATCGAGGTGATGGTTTCGCTGGCCGTCGTTGCCGTCGGGTTGGTGGCGATGCTCGGCTTACAGCATCAGACCTTGCAGAGCGTTATTCGAGCTAATCAACTGACCACCGCCGCCTTGCTGGCCCAGGAGATGATGACTCAGGCTGAGTTGCAGGTATTTCCGCCACTGGGCAACACCAGCGGTGATTTCCGCACTCTCAATCAAGGTCAATATCCCAATTACAAATGGACCGAATCGGTGGTACCCTCGGCGGTCTTTCCCGACGTGCGCACAGTCCACATCGTAATCTATTTCGGCAATCACTTCTCGCGTCATTTCGATGTTACCGAGATGCTGCGAAATCCGCTCCCCATGCAGGCCGCGCAATGA